The Methanosarcina acetivorans C2A genome includes the window TGAAATCATAGCTGGGGAAACTACCGAAACCGGGACTGCAAGGAGGAGAAAAGAAGCTCTCTCCTCCGGGAAAAGAACTTCAAAAGCTAAAGGCAATACCGGAACCCCAAAAAAGAAAAGCCTAGGAGGTGATTCGCCTGCTCACCTCTGATCTGCTTGTCACCCGGATTTCAAAGGGAAAAATAAAACCGGAATATGCATCCTTTGATTCCGAAAATCTGGAACTTGCAGAACTCCTTATAGAGACTTTCGAACAGCATGTGGGAAAAACATACGGAGACCTCCTGGCTGAACTTGAAGGATATGAAGAGATGAATTACCGCTTCATCAGGGGGCTTTCCCAGCTTCTTGGCAGGCGGGCTGTGGTTGAAACCTCTTCGGCTGTTGACCCCTCCAGAGCCAGGGAAGCTGTTTTTGAAGCCTGTGGGGGGATGGCACTTTCTCCTGTCGAAAGAAAAGAGGCGCTTCAAAAAGCCGCGGAAAAGCTTTCGATTTCAGTCCCGGAACTTGAAAAATCCCTCTGGGCTGACCTTGAAGAAAACCAGTTCCTTAAAGAATTCAATCCCCTTTCCCCTGCGGAACTCCTCAGGCAGTACAACATCTCCCTGACCCAGACCCTCCTTTTCCGCGCTGTTGATCTGGATATCTGGATCACAGGCGATTTCCAGAAAGTCCTCTGGAAGATCCTCAGGTCCGGGCTTATGTATTCCCTGGAAGACGCTGAAGAGGAAACCGGTGAAAAAGAAGAAGCTAAGGAGCTAAAGGCTGTCCACCTCCATCTCGAAGGGCCAGCTTCCCTTTTCCGGATGTCGGAAAGGTACGGGAATTCCTTTGCAAAACTCTTCCCGACTCTCCTGCGAACAAAAGGCTGGAGCCTGAAAGCAGGCATTCTCCACAAAGGTTTTCAGGGAAAACGCATCCTCGAGTTTACCCTTGACAGCTCGAAAGCAGCTTTTAAACCCTCATCCGAAGCAGTCCGATATTCGGAAGCTCTCTATTCCGGGCTTAAACTTGAGGAAACACGGGAAAGATACAAAACCGGAAAAAAAAGCGGAATAGTAGGAGAAGGTGAGATAGGATTTGCGGAAGAGGAAGCCGAGATTCGGGAAATAGCCGCCGAAGAAGCAAGCTATGACAGTACACTTGAACAGGCATTCGGTAGCCTCAGTTTGGGGAGCTGGAAGGCAAAAAGGGAACCCACAATTCTCAAAGCCGGAAAACACGCTTTTGTCCCGGACTTTTCTCTGCAGAGGAATAGTTTGAAGGTATATCTGGAAATTGTAGGCTTCTGGACTCCGGAATACCT containing:
- a CDS encoding DUF790 family protein, whose translation is MIRLLTSDLLVTRISKGKIKPEYASFDSENLELAELLIETFEQHVGKTYGDLLAELEGYEEMNYRFIRGLSQLLGRRAVVETSSAVDPSRAREAVFEACGGMALSPVERKEALQKAAEKLSISVPELEKSLWADLEENQFLKEFNPLSPAELLRQYNISLTQTLLFRAVDLDIWITGDFQKVLWKILRSGLMYSLEDAEEETGEKEEAKELKAVHLHLEGPASLFRMSERYGNSFAKLFPTLLRTKGWSLKAGILHKGFQGKRILEFTLDSSKAAFKPSSEAVRYSEALYSGLKLEETRERYKTGKKSGIVGEGEIGFAEEEAEIREIAAEEASYDSTLEQAFGSLSLGSWKAKREPTILKAGKHAFVPDFSLQRNSLKVYLEIVGFWTPEYLEKKVEKLKEVKEPLILLIDRKLKCSEKDFPAQEVIFFDKKIPANEVMKVLRKYEEKKLREEKSILQEMEIPLSGELISLDEIAAEKGVLLDALKEVIAARLKKSGEAEEAGRFIESEELEKYRDYVLLENFVIHKQLLEKIDKELEKPRVVETYADAVKVFKGFRLDSSLYYPLLEELGYRVIWAGLSEEDAKVKKVKQ